From the Oryzias latipes chromosome 22, ASM223467v1 genome, one window contains:
- the zmpste24 gene encoding CAAX prenyl protease 1 homolog → MLETILNLPVEKQIFYAVLAFSWTVYLWEAYLSYRQRRTYRSTTHVPQELGKIMDSETFEKSRLYQLDKSNFSFWSGLYSETEGTLILLLGGIPFLWDIAGSLAARFGFTPEHEITQSLVFLTLATLFSALTGLPWSLYNTFVIEEKHGFNQQTLGFFFKDAVKKFVVTQCILLPVTSLLLYIIKIGGDYFFIYAWLFTLAVSLVLVTIYADYIAPLFDKFTPLPEGELKTAIEDMAKSISFPLTKIYVVEGSKRSSHSNAYFYGFFKNKRIVLFDTLLEDYSPLNKAGESQPEETENDETVSESKTKPKNKKQGCNNQEILAVLGHELGHWKLGHTVKNIVISQMNSFLCFSLFAVLIGRKELFVAFGFTNTQPTLIGLMIIFQFIFSPYNELLSFCLTVLSRRFEFQADAFARSMGKASQLYSALIKLNKDNLGFPVADWLFSMWHYSHPPLLERLRALGSVKQD, encoded by the exons ATGCTGGAAACCATACTTAATCTTCCGGTGgaaaaacagatattttatGCTGTTTTGGCTTTTTCGTGGACAGTGTATCTGTGGGAGGCCTACCTTTCTTACAGACAG AGGAGAACATATAGATCAACGACACATGTACCTCAGGAACTTGGAAAGATCATGGATTCTGAAACCTTTGAGAAGTCACGTCTTTATCAGCTCGATAAAAGCAACTTCAGCTTTTGGTCTGGACTTTATTCGGAGACGGAAGGAACG CTGATCCTGCTGCTGGGTGGAATCCCATTTCTGTGGGACATCGCTGGGTCTCTAGCAGCTCGTTTTGGATTCACCCCGGAGCACGAGATAACCCAGTCCCTGGTCTTTCTCACACTTGCCACGCTGTTTAGTGCCTTGACTGGACTTCCTTGGAGTCTGTATAACACATTTGTAATTGAGGAAAAGCATGGCTTTAACCAGCAG ACTTTGGGATTCTTCTTCAAAGATGCCGTGAAGAAGTTTGTTGTGACCCAATGCATCCTGCTACCTGTGACCTCACTGCTATTGTACATTATAAAAATAGGCGGAGACTACTTCTTCATTTATGCTTGGCTTTTTACTCTTGCTGTATCTCTG GTACTGGTGACCATCTATGCTGATTACATTGCTCCTCTGTTTGACAAGTTCACCCCATTGCCAGAGGGAGAGCTAAAGACTGCAATTGAAGATATGGCTAAAAGTATCAGCTTCCCTCTGACAAAGATTTATGTAGTTGAAG GTTCCAAACGTTCGTCCCACAGCAATGCTTACTTCTAcgggttttttaaaaataaacgcaTCGTGCTGTTTGACACTCTGCTGGAAGACTACTCCCCTCTCAACAAAGCTGGAGAGTCGCAGCCCGAGGAAACGGAGAACGACGAGACTGTGAGCGAGTCCAAAACTAAGCCCAAG aaCAAGAAGCAAGGATGCAACAACCAAGAGATCCTTGCTGTTTTGGGTCATGAGCTTGGCCACTGGAAACTTGGTCACACCGTCAAGAATATTGTCATCAGTCAG ATGAATtccttcttgtgtttttctctgtttgctgTGCTAATCGGACGCAAGGAATTGTTTGTAGCTTTTGGATTCACCAACACCCAGCCCACTTTAATTGGCTTGATGATTATCTTCCAGTTCATCTTTTCTCCGTACAATGAG ctgctgtctttctgtctaACAGTGCTGAGTCGTAGGTTTGAGTTCCAGGCAGATGCTTTTGCGCGCAGTATGGGTAAGGCTTCACAGCTCTACTCTGCCCTCATCAAGCTCAACAAGGACAACCTGGGCTTCCCAGTTGCAGACTGGTTGTTCTCCATGTGGCACTACTCTCACCCTCCTCTCCTGGAGCGCCTTAGAGCCCTGGGCAGTGTTAAGCAGGACTGA